A part of Streptomyces sp. NBC_01497 genomic DNA contains:
- a CDS encoding aldehyde dehydrogenase family protein produces MSDSSGQGRLTVLKTYKLYVGGKFPRSESGRVYEVTDAKGRWLANAPLSSRKDARDAVVAARKAVGGWSGAAAYNRGQVLYRIAEMLQGRADQFTREVADAEGLSKSKAAAVVEAAIDRWVWYAGWTDKIAQVVGGANPVAGPYFNHSVPEPTGVVAVLAPRESSLLGLVSVVAPVVATGNTAVVVASEDRPLPALSLAEVLATSDVPGGVVNVLSGRTAEIAAPLAAHQDVNGIDLTGADAALAKDLEIAAADNLKRVLRPAGTAADWTADPGTRRMTAFLETKTVWHPTGALGVAGSSY; encoded by the coding sequence ATGTCTGACAGCAGCGGCCAGGGCCGGCTGACGGTCCTCAAGACCTACAAGCTGTACGTGGGGGGCAAGTTCCCCCGCAGTGAGAGCGGCCGGGTGTACGAAGTGACGGATGCCAAGGGCCGCTGGCTCGCCAACGCCCCCCTCTCCTCCCGCAAGGACGCCCGTGACGCGGTCGTCGCGGCGCGCAAGGCGGTCGGCGGCTGGTCGGGCGCCGCGGCGTACAACCGCGGGCAGGTCCTGTACCGGATCGCGGAGATGCTCCAGGGCCGCGCGGACCAGTTCACGCGCGAGGTCGCCGACGCGGAGGGGCTGTCCAAGTCGAAGGCGGCGGCCGTCGTCGAGGCGGCCATCGACCGCTGGGTCTGGTACGCGGGCTGGACCGACAAGATCGCCCAGGTGGTGGGCGGCGCGAACCCGGTGGCGGGGCCGTACTTCAACCACTCGGTGCCGGAGCCGACGGGCGTCGTCGCGGTGCTCGCGCCGCGCGAGTCGTCGCTGCTGGGCCTCGTGTCGGTGGTGGCGCCGGTCGTCGCGACCGGCAACACGGCCGTGGTGGTGGCGAGCGAGGACCGCCCGCTGCCCGCCCTGTCGCTGGCGGAGGTACTGGCGACGTCGGACGTGCCGGGCGGCGTCGTGAACGTCCTGTCGGGACGTACGGCGGAGATCGCGGCGCCCCTCGCCGCGCACCAGGACGTCAACGGCATCGATCTGACGGGCGCGGACGCTGCGCTCGCCAAGGACCTGGAGATCGCGGCGGCGGACAACCTGAAGCGGGTGCTGCGTCCGGCGGGCACGGCCGCCGACTGGACGGCCGACCCGGGGACGCGCCGCATGACGGCGTTCCTGGAGACGAAGACCGTCTGGCACCCCACGGGCGCGCTGGGCGTGGCGGGCTCGTCGTACTGA
- a CDS encoding ATP-binding protein, which produces MTHPNPRPTPVLLLSGPSGSGKSSLAARTGLPVLRLDDFYKEGDDPTLPLVPDSDDIDWDAPGSWDEDAAVAAVLDLYGSGRTDVPVYDIATSSRTGTTTLDVGAAPAFLAEGVFAAEIVARCRELGVLSDALCLRGRPWTTFRRRLARDLREARKSVPFLLRRGWRLMRLEPGIVAHQVGLGAHPCGAPEALDRIAAAIAAASAPDATAGTGTRTAARPGRGLA; this is translated from the coding sequence GTGACGCATCCGAACCCCCGCCCGACGCCCGTCCTCCTGCTCTCGGGCCCCTCGGGTTCCGGGAAGTCGTCCCTCGCCGCCCGTACCGGACTGCCGGTGCTGCGCCTTGACGACTTCTACAAGGAGGGCGACGACCCGACGCTGCCGCTCGTGCCGGACAGCGACGACATCGACTGGGACGCGCCGGGCTCGTGGGACGAGGACGCGGCGGTCGCGGCGGTCCTGGACCTCTACGGCAGCGGGCGTACGGACGTCCCCGTGTACGACATCGCGACCAGTTCGCGTACGGGCACGACGACCCTGGACGTGGGCGCGGCACCCGCGTTCCTCGCGGAGGGCGTCTTCGCGGCGGAGATCGTCGCCCGCTGCCGTGAACTGGGCGTACTGTCCGACGCGTTGTGCCTGCGCGGCCGCCCGTGGACGACGTTCAGGCGGCGGCTGGCCCGCGACCTGCGCGAGGCCCGCAAGTCGGTGCCGTTCCTGCTGCGGCGCGGATGGCGGCTGATGCGCCTGGAGCCCGGCATCGTGGCGCACCAGGTGGGGCTGGGCGCCCACCCCTGCGGCGCCCCCGAGGCCCTGGACCGGATCGCGGCGGCGATCGCCGCCGCGAGCGCCCCGGACGCCACGGCCGGCACGGGCACCCGCACGGCGGCCCGGCCCGGCCGGGGCCTCGCCTAG
- a CDS encoding VanZ family protein — protein sequence MHLLIVGWLTLRPVDAPWVTAANLRPLAGIRADFAVGTAHGVRSVAEGLALLAPLGVLLPVVSGRLWVSPWASLTRTVGAGVLISLTIQLLQTGVPGRVLDIDSLILNTVGVAVAHAVVVPLGRARLRRGLRASAAARSAAVAGAAAERAAADPGPRRPGTGRVNGYAYGVVDPRADVYDPDAVPEGDGPQGPTPTIPRVGLAP from the coding sequence ATGCATCTGCTGATCGTGGGGTGGCTGACGTTGAGACCCGTCGACGCCCCCTGGGTGACCGCCGCCAATCTGCGGCCCCTCGCCGGCATCAGGGCTGACTTCGCCGTCGGCACGGCACACGGAGTACGCAGCGTCGCCGAGGGCCTCGCGCTGCTCGCGCCGCTCGGAGTACTGCTTCCGGTGGTCAGCGGCAGGCTCTGGGTCTCGCCCTGGGCATCGCTGACCCGGACGGTCGGCGCGGGCGTGCTGATCTCCCTGACCATCCAGCTGCTCCAGACCGGGGTACCGGGCCGGGTGCTCGACATCGACTCGCTGATCCTCAACACGGTGGGCGTGGCGGTGGCGCACGCCGTCGTCGTGCCGCTCGGCCGGGCGCGCCTGCGCCGCGGCCTGCGCGCGTCCGCCGCGGCACGCTCAGCCGCCGTCGCGGGTGCCGCGGCGGAGCGCGCCGCCGCGGACCCGGGCCCGCGGCGGCCAGGTACCGGGCGGGTCAACGGATATGCGTACGGCGTGGTCGACCCACGGGCCGACGTGTACGACCCGGATGCCGTACCTGAGGGTGACGGCCCGCAGGGGCCCACCCCGACGATTCCCAGGGTCGGCCTCGCTCCGTAG
- the deoC gene encoding deoxyribose-phosphate aldolase produces the protein MSTSTPPPLADVAASDSTLRRFLHGLPGVDPVGLEARAAALGTRSIKTTAKAYAIDLAISMIDLTTLEGADTPGKVRSLAAKALRPDPSDRTAPMTAAVCVYPDMAATARAALGDADVKVASVATAFPAGRAALDVKLADVRSAIDAGADEIDMVIDRGAFLAGHYLKVYDEIRAVRAQCEGHARLKVIFETGELSTYDNIRRASWLGMLAGADFIKTSTGKVATNATPANTLLMLEAVRDFRAQTGTQVGVKPAGGIRTTKDAVKYLVLINETVGADWLDSHWFRFGASSLLNDLLMQRQKLRTGRYSGPDYVTVD, from the coding sequence ATGTCCACCAGCACCCCACCCCCGCTCGCCGATGTCGCCGCATCGGACAGCACGCTGCGGCGCTTCCTGCACGGGCTGCCCGGCGTCGACCCCGTAGGCCTGGAGGCGCGCGCCGCCGCTCTCGGCACCCGGTCGATCAAGACCACCGCCAAGGCGTACGCGATCGATCTCGCCATCTCGATGATCGACCTGACCACCCTCGAAGGCGCCGACACGCCGGGGAAGGTCCGCTCGCTCGCCGCGAAGGCGCTGCGCCCTGACCCGTCGGACAGGACCGCGCCCATGACGGCCGCCGTCTGCGTGTACCCGGACATGGCCGCGACGGCCAGGGCCGCGCTGGGCGACGCCGACGTCAAGGTCGCGTCCGTCGCCACCGCCTTCCCGGCGGGCCGCGCCGCGCTCGACGTGAAGCTCGCCGACGTGCGCTCCGCCATCGACGCGGGCGCCGACGAGATCGACATGGTCATCGACCGGGGCGCGTTCCTCGCCGGGCACTACCTGAAGGTGTACGACGAGATCCGCGCCGTGCGGGCCCAGTGCGAGGGGCATGCCCGGCTGAAGGTCATCTTCGAGACCGGTGAGCTGTCGACGTACGACAACATCCGCCGCGCCTCCTGGCTCGGCATGCTCGCGGGCGCGGACTTCATCAAGACCTCGACCGGCAAGGTCGCGACCAACGCGACCCCGGCGAACACCCTGCTGATGCTGGAGGCCGTGCGCGACTTCCGCGCCCAGACCGGCACCCAGGTCGGCGTGAAGCCGGCGGGCGGGATCCGCACCACGAAGGACGCGGTCAAGTACCTGGTGCTGATCAACGAGACGGTGGGCGCGGACTGGCTGGACAGCCACTGGTTCCGCTTCGGCGCGTCCTCCCTCCTCAACGACCTGCTGATGCAGCGTCAGAAGCTGCGCACCGGGCGCTACTCCGGTCCCGACTACGTGACGGTGGACTGA
- a CDS encoding glycoside hydrolase family 3 C-terminal domain-containing protein has product MRAGPSRVPGRARTRPRGRIPRTPLAVAAGLLLTIGGALGTGAGPAGAAPAAPGTAAAAASAACPWVGSVAPVPQRVSQLLAKMSQAQKLSMVSGVGSSYVGSTPGIPALCVPALTLEDGPAGVADGMSGVTQLPAPVGAAATWDTGAEQRYGAVIGSEQAGKGTSVDLGPTVNMVRDPRWGRAFEANGEDPYLAGALGAAQIGGIQGQGVMAQVKHLAVYNQETSRNTSSDNAIVDDRTLQELYLPAFQAATKGAVSSVMCAYSVVNGTPACQNPYLMNTVLDQQFGFPGFTTSDWGGTHATAASANAGLDMEMPSPVFYGSALQSAINSGQVSGGTLDTMVSRTLTEMFTFGMFDKAATGSPAATVTTSAHAATGQQVAEQGTVLLKNAGGQLPLATGTQKTVAVLGADASTGPQTAGGGSASVKAPSVVTPLQGITARAGSGVTVSYAPGDTSANIGQAVNLAKNSDVAVVFASMNESEGGDLGSIDLPGNQNQLITQVAAANPHTVVVLNTGSAVTMPWLGSVSGVLEGWYPGQSDGTAVARLLYGDVNPSGKLPVTFPKSLSDVPAHTAAQWPGQNGQVQYSEGLDMGYRWYQAKNIAPLFPFGFGLSYTSFSFSGLSVSPLDAHGTATVKATVTNTGTKEGAEVAQLYVGDPASTGEPPEQLKGFTKIDLAPGATQQVSFPVTLHDLATWSDSAGGWTTASGTYRILVGDTSASPQLAGSLAVTSTASGNTVTVPQPAGMSSPVAVAASLPVTATDSASGQSLTYTATGLPAGLSIDASTGTIAGTATTVGTSTVTVKATDATGASGTTAFVWSATPALGSSGAPGTAITSGAGPGLCLDVNSANSANKTPVQIYTCNGTAAQQWSIGQDGTVRSLGKCLDVVAAGTANNTKVDLYDCNGTGAQVWQHRQDGSFLNPSSGRCLDDPAASVVPGTQLGIYDCNGTGAQRWTPAA; this is encoded by the coding sequence ATGCGCGCCGGACCCTCTCGCGTCCCCGGAAGAGCCCGTACCCGCCCGCGCGGCCGGATACCGCGCACGCCGCTCGCGGTGGCCGCGGGCCTGCTGTTGACGATCGGCGGCGCCCTCGGCACCGGGGCGGGACCCGCCGGTGCCGCGCCGGCCGCGCCCGGCACCGCTGCCGCCGCCGCGAGCGCCGCCTGCCCCTGGGTCGGCTCGGTCGCGCCCGTACCGCAGCGCGTGTCGCAACTGCTCGCGAAGATGTCGCAGGCGCAGAAACTGTCGATGGTCTCCGGCGTCGGCAGTTCGTACGTGGGCTCGACCCCGGGCATCCCGGCCCTGTGCGTCCCCGCGCTGACCCTGGAGGACGGCCCCGCGGGCGTCGCCGACGGCATGAGCGGCGTCACCCAGCTGCCCGCGCCCGTCGGCGCGGCCGCCACCTGGGACACCGGCGCCGAACAGCGGTACGGCGCCGTCATCGGCAGCGAACAGGCCGGCAAGGGCACCTCGGTCGACCTCGGCCCGACCGTCAACATGGTCCGCGACCCGCGCTGGGGCCGGGCCTTCGAGGCCAACGGTGAGGACCCCTACCTCGCGGGCGCCCTGGGCGCCGCGCAGATCGGCGGCATCCAGGGGCAGGGCGTGATGGCGCAGGTCAAGCACCTCGCCGTGTACAACCAGGAGACCAGCCGCAACACGTCGTCGGACAACGCGATCGTCGACGACCGGACCCTGCAGGAGCTGTACCTGCCCGCCTTCCAGGCCGCCACCAAGGGCGCCGTCTCGTCGGTGATGTGCGCGTACAGCGTGGTGAACGGGACGCCCGCCTGCCAGAACCCGTACCTGATGAACACCGTGCTGGACCAGCAGTTCGGCTTCCCGGGCTTCACCACCTCCGACTGGGGCGGTACACACGCCACCGCGGCGTCCGCGAACGCCGGCCTCGACATGGAGATGCCGAGCCCGGTCTTCTACGGCTCCGCCCTGCAGAGCGCCATCAACTCCGGCCAGGTCTCCGGCGGCACGCTCGACACGATGGTCAGCCGCACCCTCACCGAGATGTTCACGTTCGGCATGTTCGACAAGGCGGCAACCGGATCCCCCGCCGCCACCGTCACCACCTCCGCGCACGCGGCCACCGGCCAGCAGGTCGCCGAGCAGGGCACGGTCCTGCTCAAGAACGCGGGCGGCCAACTGCCCCTGGCCACCGGCACGCAGAAGACCGTCGCCGTACTCGGCGCGGACGCGAGCACCGGCCCGCAGACCGCCGGCGGCGGCAGCGCGTCCGTGAAGGCGCCGTCCGTGGTCACCCCGCTCCAGGGCATCACGGCACGTGCGGGTTCCGGGGTCACGGTCTCCTACGCGCCCGGTGACACGTCCGCGAACATCGGCCAGGCCGTGAACCTGGCGAAGAACTCCGACGTCGCGGTCGTCTTCGCGTCGATGAACGAGAGCGAGGGCGGCGACCTCGGCTCGATCGACCTGCCCGGCAACCAGAACCAGCTGATCACCCAGGTCGCGGCCGCCAACCCGCACACCGTCGTCGTCCTCAACACCGGCTCCGCCGTCACGATGCCGTGGCTCGGCTCGGTCTCCGGCGTGCTGGAGGGCTGGTACCCGGGACAGAGCGACGGCACCGCCGTCGCGCGGCTGCTGTACGGGGACGTGAACCCCAGCGGGAAGCTGCCGGTCACCTTCCCCAAGAGCCTGAGCGACGTGCCCGCCCACACAGCGGCGCAGTGGCCCGGCCAGAACGGCCAGGTGCAGTACTCGGAAGGCCTCGACATGGGCTACCGCTGGTACCAGGCGAAGAACATCGCACCGCTCTTCCCGTTCGGCTTCGGACTCTCGTACACGTCGTTCTCGTTCTCCGGCCTGTCCGTCTCGCCGCTGGACGCACACGGCACGGCGACCGTGAAGGCGACCGTCACCAACACCGGCACGAAGGAGGGCGCCGAGGTCGCGCAGCTGTACGTGGGCGACCCGGCGAGCACGGGCGAACCGCCCGAGCAGCTCAAGGGCTTCACCAAGATCGACCTGGCGCCAGGAGCGACCCAGCAGGTCAGCTTCCCCGTCACGCTGCACGACCTGGCGACGTGGAGCGACAGCGCGGGCGGCTGGACCACGGCGAGCGGCACGTACCGGATCCTCGTCGGTGACACGTCCGCGAGCCCGCAGCTCGCCGGTTCGCTCGCCGTGACCTCCACCGCCTCGGGCAACACGGTCACCGTGCCGCAGCCGGCCGGCATGAGCAGCCCGGTCGCCGTGGCCGCGAGCCTGCCGGTCACGGCCACGGACTCGGCATCCGGCCAGAGCCTCACCTACACGGCCACGGGCCTGCCCGCCGGCCTCTCGATCGACGCGTCGACCGGCACCATCGCGGGCACCGCGACCACCGTGGGCACCAGCACGGTCACCGTGAAGGCGACCGACGCCACCGGCGCCTCGGGCACCACGGCCTTCGTCTGGTCGGCCACCCCGGCGCTCGGCAGCAGCGGCGCGCCCGGCACCGCGATCACCTCGGGCGCGGGCCCCGGCCTCTGCCTGGACGTCAACTCGGCGAACAGCGCGAACAAGACGCCCGTACAGATCTACACATGCAACGGCACCGCGGCCCAGCAGTGGTCCATCGGCCAGGACGGCACGGTCCGTTCCCTCGGCAAGTGCCTGGACGTGGTCGCGGCGGGTACGGCCAACAACACCAAGGTCGACCTGTACGACTGCAACGGCACCGGAGCCCAGGTCTGGCAGCACCGCCAGGACGGCAGCTTCCTCAACCCGTCCTCGGGCCGCTGCCTCGACGACCCGGCGGCGAGCGTGGTGCCGGGCACCCAGCTCGGCATCTACGACTGCAACGGCACCGGCGCCCAACGCTGGACGCCAGCGGCGTAG
- a CDS encoding PH domain-containing protein, which yields MARSEQQQPEADQAASAAPAPAPGTPAYADRVYRSGGGIAGGILVLALVLWLGIDALVTGSGRAPWLSLAALLFVVPLLIAYTVRPAVYAGEDHVRIRNPFRTVTVPWSAMKHIKARFSTELFTHDGAKYQMWAVPVSLRQRKRVDRRMSRLERSAPASSGSRQAALSFSAADSETKLAQADRAIMEMRELADRAVARDDAAAQGAPVVRWAYEVLAPALAGAILLIILIAVG from the coding sequence ATGGCACGTTCCGAACAGCAGCAGCCCGAGGCCGACCAGGCCGCCTCCGCCGCCCCGGCACCGGCGCCCGGTACGCCCGCGTACGCCGACCGTGTGTACCGCTCGGGCGGTGGCATCGCGGGCGGCATCCTCGTGCTGGCCCTGGTGCTCTGGCTCGGTATCGACGCCCTGGTCACCGGCAGTGGCCGCGCGCCGTGGCTGTCCCTCGCGGCGCTGCTGTTCGTGGTGCCGCTGCTGATCGCGTACACGGTCCGCCCGGCCGTCTACGCGGGCGAGGACCACGTCCGGATCAGGAATCCGTTCCGCACGGTCACCGTGCCGTGGAGTGCGATGAAGCACATCAAGGCGCGCTTCAGCACGGAACTCTTCACGCACGACGGTGCGAAGTACCAGATGTGGGCCGTCCCGGTCAGCCTGCGCCAGCGCAAGCGCGTGGACCGCAGGATGAGCCGTCTGGAGCGTTCCGCCCCGGCGTCCTCGGGCTCCCGGCAGGCGGCGCTGAGCTTCTCGGCCGCCGACAGCGAGACCAAGCTCGCCCAGGCGGACCGGGCGATCATGGAGATGCGCGAGCTGGCGGACCGCGCGGTCGCGCGGGACGACGCCGCCGCGCAGGGCGCACCGGTGGTGCGCTGGGCGTACGAGGTGCTGGCGCCGGCGCTGGCAGGCGCCATCCTGCTGATCATCCTGATCGCGGTGGGCTGA
- a CDS encoding ATP-binding protein — protein MNRSAVKTLGAAVLGAAFAATAAGSASAAVGPLPDTGKALETVNKLPVDQLAKELPNAGNDTLTATRVTGGVVNETAPQVLQAAQTANPLGALLGGLPVNGLQNGLPINGLGR, from the coding sequence ATGAACAGGTCCGCTGTCAAGACCCTCGGTGCCGCCGTTCTCGGTGCCGCCTTCGCCGCCACCGCCGCCGGTTCGGCCTCCGCCGCCGTCGGCCCCCTCCCGGACACCGGCAAGGCACTCGAAACCGTCAACAAGCTGCCGGTGGACCAGCTCGCCAAGGAACTGCCGAACGCGGGCAACGACACGCTGACCGCGACCCGCGTCACCGGGGGCGTCGTCAACGAGACCGCTCCCCAGGTGCTCCAGGCCGCCCAGACGGCCAACCCGCTCGGCGCGCTGCTCGGCGGCCTGCCCGTCAACGGCCTCCAGAACGGCCTGCCTATCAACGGTCTCGGCCGCTGA
- a CDS encoding aldehyde dehydrogenase family protein: MASPHPDPSSAPAAGRSPFAYAPAPESRSVVDIAPSYGLFIDGEFTEAADGKVFKTLAPATEEVLSEIAQAGEQDVERAVRAARRAFEKWSALPGAERAKYLFRIARILQERARELAVLETLDNGKPIKETRDFDVPQAAAHFFYHAGWADKLEHAGFGPAPRPLGVAAQVIPWNFPLLMLAWKIAPALATGNTVVLKPAETTPLSALFFADVCRQAGLPKGVVNIVTGDGTTGAALVAHPEVDKVAFTGSTDVGKAIARQVAGTRKKVTLELGGKGANIVFDDAPLDQAVEGIVTGIFFNQGQVCCAGSRLLVQESVADELIESLKRRLGTLRLGDPLDKNTDIGAINSAQQLAKIRELTEIGAAEGAERWSPECELPSSGYWFPPTLFTGVAQAHTVAQDEIFGPVLSVLTFRTPDEAVAKANNTPYGLSAGVWTEKGSRMLAVADRLRAGVVWANTFNKFDPTSPFGGYKESGYGREGGRHGLEAYLDV, from the coding sequence ATGGCATCGCCGCATCCCGACCCCAGTTCCGCACCGGCCGCCGGGCGTTCGCCGTTCGCGTACGCGCCCGCGCCCGAGTCGCGTTCCGTCGTCGACATCGCGCCCTCCTACGGGCTGTTCATCGACGGTGAGTTCACCGAGGCCGCCGACGGCAAGGTGTTCAAGACCCTCGCCCCGGCCACCGAGGAAGTGCTCTCCGAGATCGCCCAGGCCGGCGAACAGGACGTCGAAAGGGCCGTACGAGCGGCCCGCCGCGCCTTCGAGAAGTGGTCCGCGCTGCCTGGCGCGGAACGCGCGAAGTACCTCTTCCGGATCGCCAGGATCCTCCAGGAGCGCGCCCGCGAGCTGGCCGTGCTGGAGACGCTGGACAACGGAAAGCCCATCAAGGAGACACGGGACTTCGACGTCCCGCAGGCCGCCGCGCACTTCTTCTACCACGCGGGCTGGGCCGACAAGCTGGAGCACGCCGGGTTCGGCCCCGCGCCGCGCCCGCTGGGGGTGGCCGCGCAGGTCATCCCGTGGAACTTCCCGCTGCTGATGCTGGCGTGGAAGATCGCGCCCGCCCTCGCCACCGGCAACACGGTGGTGCTGAAGCCCGCCGAGACGACCCCGCTGTCCGCGCTGTTCTTCGCGGACGTGTGCCGCCAGGCAGGGCTGCCGAAGGGCGTCGTCAACATCGTGACGGGCGACGGCACGACGGGCGCGGCCCTGGTGGCCCACCCGGAGGTGGACAAGGTCGCGTTCACCGGCTCGACCGATGTCGGCAAGGCCATCGCACGGCAGGTCGCCGGCACCCGCAAGAAGGTCACGCTCGAACTCGGCGGCAAGGGCGCGAACATCGTCTTCGACGACGCGCCTCTCGACCAGGCGGTCGAGGGCATCGTCACCGGGATCTTCTTCAACCAGGGCCAGGTGTGCTGCGCCGGTTCGCGGCTGCTGGTCCAGGAGTCGGTCGCGGACGAGCTGATCGAGTCGCTCAAGCGCCGGCTCGGCACTCTGCGGCTCGGCGACCCGCTCGACAAGAACACCGACATCGGCGCCATCAACTCGGCGCAGCAGCTGGCGAAGATCCGCGAGTTGACGGAGATCGGCGCGGCCGAGGGCGCGGAGCGCTGGTCGCCGGAGTGCGAACTCCCGTCGTCCGGCTACTGGTTCCCGCCGACGCTGTTCACCGGTGTGGCGCAGGCGCACACCGTCGCGCAGGACGAGATCTTCGGCCCGGTGCTGTCGGTGCTGACGTTCCGCACCCCGGACGAGGCGGTCGCCAAGGCCAACAACACCCCGTACGGGCTGTCCGCCGGTGTGTGGACGGAGAAGGGGTCGCGGATGCTCGCCGTCGCGGACCGGCTGCGCGCGGGCGTCGTCTGGGCGAACACATTCAACAAGTTCGACCCGACGTCGCCGTTCGGTGGCTACAAGGAGTCGGGTTACGGCCGCGAGGGCGGCCGCCACGGCCTGGAGGCGTACCTCGATGTCTGA
- a CDS encoding alpha/beta hydrolase → MGHQAGQDATERPQQPERDGTGPLPRLGRPLVPPSAGTSTGGVVLVLPTAAETSTRRPSPLTRATLAPLARSLGRAGAREGVMVHVVRYRVGGWNGPDAALCADVAWAADEVGRRYGDVPVCLAGYGMGGRAALRAAGHEAVNSVLAIAPWLPDDDLAAPDEPVRQLVGRQVLIVHGTNDRRTDPELSFRLAERAKKANRDTCRFEVHSDGHALRHYHREVTSLAKDFAMGALLSRPYSRPVEDALAAPPPVGLRMPLAAGFGRSLS, encoded by the coding sequence ATGGGACATCAGGCAGGCCAGGACGCAACGGAGCGTCCGCAGCAACCAGAACGCGACGGGACCGGCCCCCTGCCCCGGCTGGGGCGGCCCCTCGTCCCACCCTCCGCCGGTACGTCGACGGGCGGCGTCGTCCTCGTTCTGCCCACCGCCGCGGAGACCTCCACGCGGCGCCCGTCACCGCTCACCCGCGCGACGCTCGCACCCCTCGCCCGGTCGCTGGGGCGGGCGGGCGCCCGGGAGGGCGTGATGGTCCATGTGGTGCGCTACCGCGTCGGCGGCTGGAACGGCCCGGACGCGGCCCTGTGCGCCGACGTCGCCTGGGCCGCCGACGAGGTCGGACGGCGGTACGGGGACGTGCCGGTGTGCCTCGCCGGATACGGGATGGGCGGCCGGGCCGCCCTGCGCGCCGCGGGCCACGAAGCCGTCAACTCCGTCCTGGCGATCGCCCCTTGGCTGCCCGACGACGACCTCGCCGCGCCCGACGAGCCGGTGCGCCAACTGGTGGGGCGCCAGGTGCTGATCGTGCACGGCACCAACGACCGGCGCACCGACCCGGAGTTGTCGTTCCGGCTGGCGGAGCGGGCGAAGAAGGCCAACCGCGACACCTGCCGCTTCGAGGTCCACTCCGACGGTCACGCGCTGCGCCACTACCACCGCGAAGTCACCTCGCTGGCGAAGGACTTCGCGATGGGGGCGCTGCTGTCCCGGCCGTACTCCCGCCCCGTGGAGGACGCCCTCGCCGCGCCGCCCCCGGTGGGGCTGCGGATGCCGCTCGCGGCGGGTTTCGGCCGGTCGCTGTCGTAG
- a CDS encoding PspC domain-containing protein: MAGALVRPRDGRMIGGVCAALARRFGTSATTMRVIFLVSCLLPGPQFLVYLALWVLLPGEKSERPAW; encoded by the coding sequence ATGGCCGGTGCACTTGTCCGCCCCCGCGACGGACGCATGATCGGCGGAGTGTGCGCAGCGCTGGCACGGCGCTTCGGCACGTCCGCGACGACGATGCGCGTGATCTTCCTGGTGTCGTGCCTGCTGCCGGGGCCGCAGTTCCTGGTCTACCTGGCGCTGTGGGTGCTGCTGCCGGGCGAGAAGTCGGAGCGGCCGGCCTGGTAG
- a CDS encoding adenosine deaminase — translation MTSQPGQTTPPPSADQIHRAPKVLLHDHLDGGLRPGTVIDLARQAGYDGLPESDSEKLGIWFREAADSGSLERYLETFAHTCAVMQSRDALLRVAAECAQDLAADGVVYAEVRYAPEQHLEGGLSLEEVVEAVNEGFREGERRARADGHRIRIGALLTAMRHAARALEIAELANSYRDSGVVGFDIAGAEAGYPPTRHLDAFEYLKRENNHFTIHAGEAFGLPSIWQALQWCGADRLGHGVRIIDDIEVAEDGSVKLGRLASYVRDKRIPLELCPSSNLQTGAATSYAEHPIGLLRRLHFRATVNTDNRLMSGTSMSREFGALVETFGYSLDDMQWFTVNAMKSAFIPFDERLAMINDVIKPGYAELKSEWLFRQTSVTS, via the coding sequence ATGACGAGCCAGCCCGGTCAGACCACCCCTCCCCCGAGCGCGGACCAGATCCACCGCGCCCCCAAAGTGCTGCTGCACGACCACCTCGACGGCGGACTGCGGCCCGGCACGGTCATCGATCTCGCCCGGCAGGCCGGCTACGACGGCCTGCCGGAGAGCGACAGCGAGAAGCTGGGCATCTGGTTCCGCGAGGCCGCGGACTCGGGCTCGCTGGAACGCTACCTGGAGACGTTCGCCCACACCTGCGCCGTCATGCAGTCGCGGGACGCGCTGCTGAGGGTCGCGGCCGAGTGCGCCCAGGACCTCGCGGCGGACGGCGTCGTCTACGCCGAGGTGCGCTACGCGCCCGAACAGCACCTGGAGGGCGGCCTGAGCCTCGAAGAGGTCGTCGAAGCGGTCAACGAGGGCTTCAGGGAGGGCGAGCGGCGCGCCCGGGCCGACGGCCACCGCATCAGGATCGGCGCGCTCCTCACCGCGATGCGGCACGCGGCCCGCGCCCTGGAGATCGCCGAACTGGCCAATTCCTACCGGGATTCGGGCGTCGTCGGCTTCGACATCGCGGGCGCGGAGGCCGGTTACCCGCCCACCCGCCACCTCGACGCCTTCGAGTACCTGAAGCGGGAGAACAACCACTTCACGATCCACGCGGGCGAGGCGTTCGGCCTGCCGTCGATCTGGCAGGCGCTGCAGTGGTGCGGTGCGGACCGCCTCGGCCACGGCGTGCGCATCATCGACGACATCGAGGTCGCCGAGGACGGCTCGGTGAAGCTCGGCCGGCTCGCGTCGTACGTGCGGGACAAGCGCATCCCGCTGGAACTGTGCCCCAGCTCCAACCTCCAGACGGGCGCCGCCACCTCGTACGCGGAGCACCCCATCGGGCTGCTGCGCCGGCTCCACTTCCGCGCCACCGTCAACACGGACAACCGGTTGATGTCGGGCACGAGCATGAGCCGCGAATTCGGCGCACTGGTGGAGACCTTTGGGTACAGCCTCGACGACATGCAGTGGTTCACGGTCAATGCGATGAAATCAGCATTCATTCCTTTCGATGAACGTCTCGCCATGATCAATGACGTCATCAAGCCCGGCTACGCGGAACTCAAATCCGAATGGCTGTTCAGGCAGACGTCCGTGACCAGCTGA